Below is a genomic region from Rhizobium sp. 007.
TGATCCAGCGGACGCACCTTACGGATATCGACCGCAAGGTTTGCCCCACTGTTCGGTGCACGAACCTGGACGTGCTCGGAGCGCAAAGGCGGTTCGACGTTGTTGCGGAGGAGTTTGCCAACGAAGCATACGCTATTAAGCACCGAGACCGAAATTAAGGGTGCAACAGTGCGGTGCCTTAAGGTCTCATCGGTCTGGAAGGCCAAGTTTCGAGCGGAGTTCGTCGATCCGTTTCGAGGCTTCCGCTTTCGTCAGTTTCACCGAGAAAAGCTCCGGGGCGTTCGCCTGCTCGGACAACGTCTTCAGATAGGATTGCTGGGCTCCTGTCATAGGCTCGTCGCCACTGACCCAGTCTTCAGGATCCTTTTCCAGGTTCGAATTGGTCGTATTTGCCGTCTTAGTCATCGCTTGAGCTCCTCCGTTGCGTTGATGAAACGGCCCAAGGTTCCGTAGGTTCCGAGTTAGGAGATCGGTGTATCCGGCAACCCGTTGGAGGTCGAGCGCGCAGGCAAGTTGACAGGCATGCGTCCCACAAAGCTGCGAATGCAAGCTTCCCGGCGACCGGCAATTGAACTCTATCCGGCTCGTGCAATTTTTATTTGATCCAAGCAGTCGTTGCAATGCCGATCGGCGTCCCCATATAAGGGCGATGGTGGCATGTTGGAACGGGCGCCGCCTTTTCGGATCGGTCTTTCGAAGCCCCGACAGGAGGACGGTAATGTCGTCCCCTAAACTTTCCAGTCATCTTACGACCGCCACTATGAGCACGATGGATCGTGTCCTCGCGAAAGCCGGCGTTTATGAACTTCGCCCGATCGAGGACCTCCCGGTCATTCTGAGCGCGACGAAGTTTCTCATCGGGCATGTGCTGAACACGCGCGTCGGTGAGGCCGGGTTGCTGTTTGCGCTTCTCAACCGCAGCGAGCAAGCCTCCGTGCCGGTCATACGTGGTCTGAAGCCTTCGATGAATGGGGGCCGCGGGAGCTCAAGCGCAATGCCTGCCCCGGCATCCCCGGCTGCTCGTTCCGATCAAGTATCAACACAATCAAACCCTGATGGAGAGAAGTGGTAATGCCCCTCAGCTTCCCAAATAGAAGTCGCAGTTTCGACGAAAATCGGAAGGGGGTCCGCTTCTTGGGCTACGATGGAATGTTCGAAGTCCGATTTCTGATCGAAGCGACCGCTCTGCGGTCCACGGATCAACCTAGTCGGTCCGAGATTGAGTGCCTCGATGCGTTCGACGCAGAGCGACCATCGATTCTGGAGGCCGCATCCAAAGCCTATAACCGTAGCCGCAGAAACAATTACACACTGACGGCAGAGGACATCCGTCGATAGCCCGTTAGATCTATAGGCGGTCAATGTCCCGCAAGGACGGGTGTGATCGAGAACCTTAGATAAGCCCTGGAGACAAGGTATGTCAGTCGATAGAAAAGATCTGGGTGTGGTAGCTCGCGCCGCAACGGCACTTCCGGAAGCGGCTGATATCGAGTCGGCCGTTTACGACGCGTTGGCATGTGCCGCCGATATCGATCCGACCTATATTTTCGTATCGGCTCACGGAGCCGAGATCACTCTTTCCGGCTGGGTCTCCGGCCGAGCCGAGATTTCCAGGGCCGTGGAGGTTACTCAGCAAACCAAGGGCGTGCAAAAAGTCCGCAATGAATTGTCGCAAACTTTGTGACCGCCGTCTTCACCATGACGGCGTGACCTTTTCGAAAAATCAGTTACGGTGCCGAAGTTAGTCGCCGAAGGATCGTCGTCGGTTTCACGGTAACATATATTCCCGCTACCGAGGGACTCGCCAAAGAGCGACGGTGGTCATGAAGACTGCAATCATATTTGACTGCGAATTTCTTTGCCTTGAAGGTTCGCAATACCGATTTTGGTGCGCGGCTCACGATCCCGATAAAATCATAGACGCAAATGTCACGGCGGGTATCGCCGAGCCAGCCTCTGAGGATTGATCGCTACGCTTTCAAAGCCCCATGGCTTTTGCAACGATCCAAGTTGGAACTCCTGCCGTCACCGCTGACGCCAGCACTATCGAGACGACCTTTATAGCGTAAGCCCGACGCTCGCGGGCGTCATCCCACTCATATCCCATCGACCAACTCCCCAACCTGTCCTCAAATAGAACCATCGAGGTCGGGGATGAGTCGAGTCACGATTCCTCAACGTCGTTAACACTGTGAGCATGTGCCCCGATGAAGCTCGGCCAGTCCGGTTCCCACATCACGATCGGCCCCCGCGGCGAGAGCCACCCGCAATCGTGGCTGAGGCTTTCATTGCTTGGTGCGGCGGGGCCTCGATGTGCGATCCACCTGCCGCGGAAAACGGCTGAGCAGTTCCGTGGCTCGAGGGGTTCATGCGACGCTTGTGGACATCAGCCAGGCCCGCAGGGCTTGAAAACGAGACAGGCCGCATCCGCCGATGCGACCCGCCCAATTCGCGACGACTAAATACAACTGCCGCGTTAGTTTTTCCTAGCATGAGAACCCGCCAAATCGAATTACCTCTTTTGGGTAATTGTCCCCACATTTTTTGCAGCTTCACAAATATCCGTCTTGGCGCTCTAACGATTTCGCACGCTCTCTTGCGAAAGCGTTGCTACACGAGGGCACGACACGGCGGATGATGGCACGCTTGCCGTCATCTGCATTGGCCCAATTGTCAGGGCGTCCCCTTCGCGGACGCAACCTGATCGCGAACGGTGCAAGAAGGGTCCCGCGACGCTTGGAATTCGCCCGAAGTCCGACCGCAAGCGATGCTTAGGCCCCATCCAGGCGGCCGAGCGCAATATTTATGGAAGCACGCCCAACCATCATCCACTCAATCTTTAGGGCCCGAAGCCGTCTCCGTATGTACAAAAAAATGCCCGCCAAAGCGGGCTAGTGTGACGAAGAGGGACGTTAGCGACCACGTCCGGCAAATGAACGCATGACAAAAACGATAGTTCCTGCGCTAGCTGATTGTGGGGCATGGAGGACGGCGCATAGCACGTATCAGGGGTGAACTATTTACCCGGCCGGAAATCCATTACGCAACGGTCGGGCGTTCAAATGTTCCCGTTCGAAATGCTGGGAAGGCAGCACCATTCCGGCCAGCGGGCTGCATATCTTAATACAAAATGCCCCGTAATGGCTCGGCGGCGCTCAGTCTCGTGCTTTCCAAGCCAAGAACATGCCTTTGATTCAATGCATCTTATTGTCGCGACATGCGTTGTGAATGGGACGGCAACCAGGAGGATGAAATGACATGATCAAGCGCAAGCTCACCGATGCCAGCTCCGAGGAACGCTACGCTCGGCGCAACGAGAAGGGACGGTTTGAGGCGAGCGCCGACGTCGGCGGCTTGCTTTTCGCCGATTGCCGTCACAAGGCGAAAGACGAGCCAAAGGCCGGCGAATGTGACCGCGCAACCGCCACGCCGAGCTCTGGTCGGTCGTGAAAATCGCCACCTTCAACGTCAACGGCATAAATGGCCGGCTCGATGTTCTCCTGCGCTGGCTGAAGGAAGCCTCGCCGGATATTGCATGTCTGCAGGAGCTGAAAACGCCTGACGAAAAGTTCCCACGACGCGCGCTTGAGAAGGCGGGATATGGCGCCATCTGGCATGGCCAGAAAAGCTGGAACGGTGTCGCCATCCTGGCGAAAGGAAAGGAGCCTGTAAAAACCAGGCGTGGACTGCCCGGCGATCCTGACGACACGCATAGCCGGTATATTGAAGCAGTTATCGACGGCATCATCATCGGGTGCATCTATCTTCCCAACGGCAATCCGGCGCCAGGCCCGAAATTCGACTATAAGCTTCGCTGGTTCGAGCGCCTTAAAAGCTACGCTGCGGAGCTTCTGGAACTGGATGTTCCAAGCGCGCTGATAGGTGATTTCAACGTCATGCCGACCGATATCGACGTCTACGCCCCTGAGCGATGGCGAGACGACGCTTTGTTCCGGCCTGAGGTGAGGGCGGCCTACGCTGATCTTGTTTCGCAAGGCTGGACCGATGCGATCCGGCATCTCTATCCTGATCAACGCATCTACACATTCTGGAAATATTTTCGGAACGCGTTCGCTCGCGACGCCGGCCTTCGGATCGATCACTTTCTGCTAAGCGCATCGTTGGCCGACGATCTGGTAGCTGCGGGCGTCGACAAGTCTGTCCGATCGCTAACGCACGCGAGTGATCACGCGCCAGTTTGGATAGAAATCTGCGATTGACAAAAACTGCGATCGTCACGCCGGTGGGCGGCGCTGGTCGAGCGCCGTCTACGAATTTAGACGAATGATGTGATTCAGGGGCTCCGCCAGAGGAGGTCCGGATGGGGGTGTTGCTGACGGGCACGCGCCGCTGGCGCGGATATCGCCGCATCTTCGGCTGGCTCGCGGCTTTCCCCGCTTGACGAACACAAGGTGCGCGCATCGCCTGTGTGTGATTTGAGGTCGAAGGACGCCCCTGCCGGGGGGAGCGAGCTTGGTAGAGCTTAAAGCATCTCGAACGACGATTGACGCAGAAAATCGCCAATCGCTTCGGCAGACATCGGGGCGCCCAATAGGTTTCCTTGCAGTCGGTCGCATTTTTTTCTGCCAAGCCAACCCGCTTGACCGGCTGTCTCGACGCCTTCTGCCGTAACCCGCATCCCCAATCCATGCGCAAGGCCGATGATGAAGCGCACGATCGTCTGGCTCTTCGGGTTCGTCTCGACATCGTTGATGAAGTGCTTGTCGATCTTGATCGTGTCGAACGGGAAGTTCTGTAAGTAGCTCAGGGACGAATAGCGAGTGCCAAAGTCGTCGAGCGCGATCCGGGTACCCAAAACCTCAAGGGTGTGGAGCGTATCAAGGTTGTTGGTCGTGCGCTCAAGCAAGACGGTTTCGGTTATTTCGAGCTCCAGCCTATCGGCCGGGAACCCGACCTCGTCGAGGATGCGGGTAATTCGGTCGGTGAAGCCGGCGCGCAGGAATTCCGCCGGAGAAAGATTGACCGATACAATAAAATGCGAGGGCCAGGTCGACGCCTCACGGCAAGCCTGTTCAAGCACCCACGCTCCAATATCGCCCATCAGGCCGTCGGCTTCGGCCATGGGAATGAAAAGACCCGGCGGAACAACACCAGCATAAGGATGACGCCAGCGCAGCAGGGCCTCGAAGCCTATGATCCCGTCCCCGATCTCGACGAGCGGCTGATACTCGATGAAGAACTGTTGTTCCTGGAGGGCAACGCGTAAGCTGCGCCTCAGCATCTCACGCTGTTCCAGCATAATCATCATCGAGCGGTTGAACGTTCTCGCCCGGCCGCGTCCGTCATTCTTGGCCGCGTAGAGCGCAATGTCGGCAGCCTTCATCAATTGTTCGCCGTCGGTGCCGTCAATCGGGGCAATGGCAATTCCGACGCTTGCGCCCACAAACACACTGATCCCGTCGATGGTAAACGGATCTTTGAACGCGCGGACCAGGGATTCGGCCAGACGCTCTGCTTCAGCGGGTTGGTCGTCACAGCATTGAATGACGGCAAATTCATCGCCTGCGAGCCTGTAGGCGGTCTCACCGTCGCGAAGCACGGCCTGGATCCGTTCCGCCGTCATCTTGAGCACGATATCGCCGGCGCCATGACCAAGGGTGTCGTTGACCGGCTTGAAGTCATCGAGATCGATCTGCATCAATGCAAGCTTGTGCCCGGCAAGCATCGGGAGATTCGCCTGAAGATCGCTGCTGAACTGGCGACGGTTGGCCAGTCCCGTCAATGCGTCATGCCTAGCCTGATGAAGAAGCAAAGCTCGATCTGTATCTCCATTCGGCGCCTTCGAACGAGCCGCCTCGTTTCGCGTCTCGATGACGCCGAGTCCCCGTTCTGTGCTGAAAAGGAGAAGGTTGCGCCCGTCATTGGACGCGCCAGGTTCAATCGCAATATTGCACGGGATGGCGCCGGCAAGCACGGCCTCGACAAGCGATTTGCGGTCGGGGTCCAGCAGTTCTGGATATACCTGCCAAAGAGTCGCATCGGCCGCGGCTACGATTCTGTAGGCCTGCGCAACCTTTGCAGAGCATTTTACCAGTCTTAGGCTATTCCCATAATAAGAAACAAATTCATCAGCTTGACCGTTCATAGACGCAGCCACATTAGAATCTTTCATTCCCACCTCAGGCTGTTGAGACATTGCTGACATGCTGAAGGTCATTTTTTCAATCAGGTTTCGCTTTGGTCAGCAAGATAACAACTAGGGAGCGTCAAATGAAAAGAAAGTGTCCGGAATCGGCCTTCATTCAGATCCCTCGCGATCCTGCCGGCATATCGAAAAGTGCGGTATGACGCAGCATCTGCCACCAAAGCCAGCTTCGCAATCAAACGCCGTCGGGAGACGCAAACAACGTTCATATGGTAACCACACGAGAGAAGCCTCGTGCTTTTTATCGCGCCAATCAGCGAGATTGCGGCCGGCTCGGAGCGTCTTTCTACGCCCTTTCGTGGATAGCGTCGCGGATCGCTTCGATTGCGACCTTGATCTTTCGCGCTGTTTCGGCATCGATCCCCACAACTTCGCTGATGCACTTTAAAACTGGCGCGGTACGATCCTTAAGCGCCTGACCCTCAGCCGTGAGGTGAAGGAGCACCTGGCGCTCGTCCTGCCGATTGCGTGTGCGAGTGACAAGACCCGCCGACTCCAGTCGCTTCAGCAAGGGCGTCAAGGTACTGGAGTCCAGGAACAAAGCCTCTCCGAGTTCCTTGACGGTGCGTCCGTCGCGGCTCCAGAGCGAAACCAAAACCAGATATTGAGGGTAGGTAAGACCGAGATCGGCAAGCAGGGGCCGATAGAGCTGGTTGAAGGCGTGGCCCGCCGAATAGATGGAAAAACATAGCATTTTTCCGATATCAGGGAGGTCGAGTTCAGTATCGGCTGCGTTGGCGTTCATGGCACTCTCCATCCTTCTGAAAATATCTTGTGCGCGATCTGTTTGCAAGCTATTGACTGCAATATCCCGCTCGTCTATTTAGATTGCACGCAAACAAATCACACACAACTTACATGCTGGATGCTGTTTCGCTAATTTCAGTGCCAACGTGTTTGCCTCAAAAACTGAACATCACTTAAAAACGGCTGAGCCACTCCGAGACCTGAAACCACCAACGATAGAAAGGAAATGACATGTCCAAGTTTGTTACCGCCGTCGCCCTTGCTGGTGCTCTTTTTGCAGGTGCCGCTGCCGCACAGTCGGCCAAGCCCACCGTCGTCCTCGTGCATGGCGCATTTGCCGACTCTTCGAGCTGGAACGGCGTCATCCAAATTCTCGAAAAGGACGGCTATCCGGTCGTCGCCGCGGCCAACCCACTGCGCAGTGTTTCGAGTGATGCCGCATATGTCTCAAACGTCGTGAGCAGTATCGAAGGCCCCGTCGTTCTCGTCGGCCACTCCTATGGCGGGCAAGTGATCTCGAACGCGGCAAGGGGTCATGACAACGTCAAGTCGCTCGTCTATGTCGCAGCCTTCGCACCGGAAGCTGGAGAAGCGGCAGCGGACCTGGCCGGCAAATTTCCGGGTGGCACACTTGGCCAAGCGCTCGCGGCCCCCGTCAAGTTGCCCGATGGCGGCGTAGACCTTTACATCGACAAGGCAAAGTTCCACCAGCAGTTTGCTCACGACGTACCGTCGGAACAAGCCGCTCTTATGGCGGCGGGACAGCGCCCGATCGCCGAGGCGGCGCTGACTGAGAAATCCGGCGAGCCCGCCTGGAAAACCTTGCCTTCATGGTTCATCTATGGCGATGGTGACAAGAATATCCCGGCAAAGGCGCTAGGCTTCATGGCGGAGCGGGCAGGCTCCAAGCACACTGTCGTGGTCGAAGGCGCTTCCCATGTCGTGATGACCTCGAAGCCGCAAGTCGTCGCCGACTTGATCGAAGAAGCCGCGCAATAGAGGCCTCCGCCATTTCGCAATCGAAAGGGGCCGGTGCGTCCTCGCACCGGCCCACCTTCGTGCCGATGCGAATCGGGTGCTTCCCGCAATGCGCTGCTGCGATATTCGAAGGATCTGGCCGGTGCCACGGCTGATGCCGAGCATCATGTCCCGGCCGCCTCCGGATAGTTGATAGGCAAGCCTAGGTCGGGAGATCGTGCATTCCTCTGACACAGCTTGCGCGCATTGAGGTTCCCGAGGGAATCCGTCACAAGGGGCTTAATGCAACTCAGCTCCGGCTTATCATGGGCGTTCCAGAAAAGTCCGAACTAAGCCGGCCACTCGTTCAGGGTCTTCCCAGTGGAGGTTATGGCCGTGGCCGGGAAGAGAAATGAGCTCCGCGCCGGCGATCGCTTCAAGCATCTGGGCCTGATGTTCCTCAGTCGCGATCATATCCTCCTCACCTCGCAGGATGAGGGTCGGCGCGGAAATATCCTGGAGAAGTGGCGACGGGTCATAGGCAAGCTGCTCGTAATAAATCGAATGCCAGATGCGTGACGGCAACGCGGCGCTTTCGCGTCGAGCATGGGCAAGAAAATTCTCGTCGACCGGAGGTTTTCCAGCACACCATTCCCGTATGAATGCGCATTCTGGATCGATCGGATCGCGGAGCATCTGGATGGTTTCCCACAACCACCCCCGACGTTCGCGCAGCGCGGCCGAGGTCGATAAGAGAACGATTTTGCGAACGAGACGAGGCCAGCGCTCAGCGACCGCTTGCGCAAGCCGCCCACCAAGCGAATGGCCGACCACGTGGGTCGGCACAAGACCCAGCGTCTCTATGAGGAACCGGACATCAGTTGCCATCTCGGGTATCGTGTAGCAGCCCTCAGGCTTGTCAGAATGCCCGTGGCCGCGCAGGTCCGGCGCAACCACGCGGAAGCCTGTCGCGAGATATGGCGCGGCGAGGCTCCAACTTCTGGCGCTGTCGGTAAATCCGTGGAGCAGGAGGATCGGCACCCCGTCAGGGTCGCCCATCTCGACATAGGCAAGCCGAAGCCCATTCGAAAGAACGGCGTTCCGCTTCAGCGCCGAAAATTGCTCTTGCGAAATCGGTTCGACCAAACGTTCACCCTCAATGCCAACTTCATAATGTTAGCATGACCCGTGGGGATTGGTGAGGTCCGCTTTCGGAGCCAGAAAACTAAGCAAGATCGCCGCCGTCGATCCCGATGACGTGTCCGCTTATATAGGAACTGGCATCGCTGGCGAGGAAAACGACCAGGGACGCAACCTCCTCCGGCGTGCCGGCGCGCCGCATAGGGTAGGGGCCAACGAGTTGTTCGGTCGTCACCTTCCAGTCGCGCCGCACCCGCTCGAGCATTGGAGTCTCGATCGCTCCTGGCGCGATGGCGTTGATGCGTACGTGCCGTCCGTACTCCTGTGCGGCGGCGCGAGTCATGTGGATGACGGCAGCCTTTGAAGCTCCGTAGGCGACGATGTTTGGAAAGGCATGCCGGCCGCCGATCGAAGACATGTTGATCATCACCCCTTCGGAGCGGACGAGATGCGGCAGCTCGTATTTCATGGCGACGAAGACACCGCGCAGGTTCGTCGCAATCTGATCATCGAAGCCGGCAATATCGGTGCCGGCGATTGGCGCTGGCGGCAGGTCGATGCCAGCATTGTTGAAGGCAATGTCGAGGCGGCCGTAACGCTCGACTGTTTCAGCTACGAAACGCTCGACCTGATGGGCGTCGCGCACGTCCGATTTGATATAGACGACCTCGCCGCCAGTGGCCCGAATCCGCCCTTCCACTTCGCGCCCGAGTGCTTCTCGCCGGCCGTTGAACGCAACCTTGGCTCCGGCCTGAGCTAGGACGCCGGCGGTCGCCGCGCCGATGCCAGACGTTCCCCCGGTAACGATTGCGACTTTACCCTGAAGGACACCGGGAGCCTGCGCCGCTGCCGGTTTAGCGGCGAACCCCGCGCCAACCGTTGCGCCAGCAACAAGCATGCCAGTGAGAATGTCGCGGCGTGGCAGAACCATTGTGTCGGATATAATTGCGTCGGTCATGTCCTATCTCCTATACCGTCGATGGGCAGAGCCTAACTGAGGAAATTGCCGGGAAAAATCCCAATCTCCTTTCAGCATTTTAAAGCATGGGTTAATAATCGACGCATGAGCTTGCGACAGGATCCATTCTTTGGCCTCCCAGCTTTCCTTGCGGCGGCGGCGGCGGGCAGCTTCACCGCAGCGGCTGCGCGACTGGGTGTGTCGCCAGCTGCCGTAAGCC
It encodes:
- a CDS encoding DUF3072 domain-containing protein; this encodes MTKTANTTNSNLEKDPEDWVSGDEPMTGAQQSYLKTLSEQANAPELFSVKLTKAEASKRIDELRSKLGLPDR
- a CDS encoding DUF1488 domain-containing protein, with amino-acid sequence MPLSFPNRSRSFDENRKGVRFLGYDGMFEVRFLIEATALRSTDQPSRSEIECLDAFDAERPSILEAASKAYNRSRRNNYTLTAEDIRR
- a CDS encoding BON domain-containing protein, with amino-acid sequence MSVDRKDLGVVARAATALPEAADIESAVYDALACAADIDPTYIFVSAHGAEITLSGWVSGRAEISRAVEVTQQTKGVQKVRNELSQTL
- the xth gene encoding exodeoxyribonuclease III: MKIATFNVNGINGRLDVLLRWLKEASPDIACLQELKTPDEKFPRRALEKAGYGAIWHGQKSWNGVAILAKGKEPVKTRRGLPGDPDDTHSRYIEAVIDGIIIGCIYLPNGNPAPGPKFDYKLRWFERLKSYAAELLELDVPSALIGDFNVMPTDIDVYAPERWRDDALFRPEVRAAYADLVSQGWTDAIRHLYPDQRIYTFWKYFRNAFARDAGLRIDHFLLSASLADDLVAAGVDKSVRSLTHASDHAPVWIEICD
- a CDS encoding EAL domain-containing protein, coding for MKDSNVAASMNGQADEFVSYYGNSLRLVKCSAKVAQAYRIVAAADATLWQVYPELLDPDRKSLVEAVLAGAIPCNIAIEPGASNDGRNLLLFSTERGLGVIETRNEAARSKAPNGDTDRALLLHQARHDALTGLANRRQFSSDLQANLPMLAGHKLALMQIDLDDFKPVNDTLGHGAGDIVLKMTAERIQAVLRDGETAYRLAGDEFAVIQCCDDQPAEAERLAESLVRAFKDPFTIDGISVFVGASVGIAIAPIDGTDGEQLMKAADIALYAAKNDGRGRARTFNRSMMIMLEQREMLRRSLRVALQEQQFFIEYQPLVEIGDGIIGFEALLRWRHPYAGVVPPGLFIPMAEADGLMGDIGAWVLEQACREASTWPSHFIVSVNLSPAEFLRAGFTDRITRILDEVGFPADRLELEITETVLLERTTNNLDTLHTLEVLGTRIALDDFGTRYSSLSYLQNFPFDTIKIDKHFINDVETNPKSQTIVRFIIGLAHGLGMRVTAEGVETAGQAGWLGRKKCDRLQGNLLGAPMSAEAIGDFLRQSSFEML
- a CDS encoding MarR family transcriptional regulator codes for the protein MNANAADTELDLPDIGKMLCFSIYSAGHAFNQLYRPLLADLGLTYPQYLVLVSLWSRDGRTVKELGEALFLDSSTLTPLLKRLESAGLVTRTRNRQDERQVLLHLTAEGQALKDRTAPVLKCISEVVGIDAETARKIKVAIEAIRDAIHERA
- a CDS encoding alpha/beta hydrolase, encoding MSKFVTAVALAGALFAGAAAAQSAKPTVVLVHGAFADSSSWNGVIQILEKDGYPVVAAANPLRSVSSDAAYVSNVVSSIEGPVVLVGHSYGGQVISNAARGHDNVKSLVYVAAFAPEAGEAAADLAGKFPGGTLGQALAAPVKLPDGGVDLYIDKAKFHQQFAHDVPSEQAALMAAGQRPIAEAALTEKSGEPAWKTLPSWFIYGDGDKNIPAKALGFMAERAGSKHTVVVEGASHVVMTSKPQVVADLIEEAAQ
- a CDS encoding alpha/beta hydrolase → MVEPISQEQFSALKRNAVLSNGLRLAYVEMGDPDGVPILLLHGFTDSARSWSLAAPYLATGFRVVAPDLRGHGHSDKPEGCYTIPEMATDVRFLIETLGLVPTHVVGHSLGGRLAQAVAERWPRLVRKIVLLSTSAALRERRGWLWETIQMLRDPIDPECAFIREWCAGKPPVDENFLAHARRESAALPSRIWHSIYYEQLAYDPSPLLQDISAPTLILRGEEDMIATEEHQAQMLEAIAGAELISLPGHGHNLHWEDPERVAGLVRTFLERP
- a CDS encoding SDR family NAD(P)-dependent oxidoreductase, with the protein product MTDAIISDTMVLPRRDILTGMLVAGATVGAGFAAKPAAAQAPGVLQGKVAIVTGGTSGIGAATAGVLAQAGAKVAFNGRREALGREVEGRIRATGGEVVYIKSDVRDAHQVERFVAETVERYGRLDIAFNNAGIDLPPAPIAGTDIAGFDDQIATNLRGVFVAMKYELPHLVRSEGVMINMSSIGGRHAFPNIVAYGASKAAVIHMTRAAAQEYGRHVRINAIAPGAIETPMLERVRRDWKVTTEQLVGPYPMRRAGTPEEVASLVVFLASDASSYISGHVIGIDGGDLA